The following are encoded together in the Brassica napus cultivar Da-Ae chromosome A9, Da-Ae, whole genome shotgun sequence genome:
- the LOC106445425 gene encoding DELLA protein RGA2, which produces MKRDLHQFQGPPDTRFPNHGTANTGSSSKDKMMMVKEEEDGGNMDELLAVLGYKVRSSEMAEVALKLEQLETMMGNVQEDGLSNLATDTVHYNPSELYSWLDNMLTEFNPPPPEINNSFLAGAGGSDYDLKAIPGNAIYARSDQFAIDSSSSSNQAGDNSQSTKRLKSCSSPDSLVTGTTVTTTTTESTRSVGLAAESTRSMVLVDSQENGVRLVHALMACAEAIQNNDLSIAEALVKQIGFLAVSQAGAMRKVATYFAEALARRIYRLSPPQTQIDHSLSDTLQMHFYETCPYLKFAHFTANQAILEAFEGKKRVHVIDFSMNQGLQWPALMQALALREGGPPVFRLTGIGPPAADNSDHLHEVGCKLAQLAEAIHVEFEYRGFVANSLADLDASMLELRPSEIEAVAVNSVFELHKLLGRTGGIEKVLGVVKQIKPVIFTVVEQESSHNGPDFLDRFTESLHYYSTLFDSLEGVPSSQDKVMSEVYLGKQICNLVACEGPDRVERHETLSQWANRFGTSGFAPAHLGSNAFKQASMLLALFNGGEGYRVEENNGCLMLGWHTRPLITTSAWKLSAAH; this is translated from the coding sequence ATGAAGAGAGATCTCCATCAGTTTCAAGGTCCTCCTGATACTAGATTCCCCAACCACGGGACAGCGAACACCGGTTCCTCTTCTAAAGACAAGATGATGATGgtcaaggaagaagaagacggcgGAAACATGGATGAGCTTCTCGCTGTGTTGGGTTACAAGGTGAGGTCGTCCGAGATGGCCGAGGTTGCGTTGAAGCTAGAGCAGTTAGAGACCATGATGGGTAACGTTCAAGAAGACGGTTTATCCAATCTCGCGACGGATACTGTTCACTACAACCCGTCGGAGCTCTACTCGTGGCTTGATAACATGCTCACGGAGTTTAACCCGCCGCCGCCGGAGATAAACAACTCGTTTCTCGCCGGAGCTGGTGGTTCCGATTACGACCTCAAAGCCATTCCTGGAAACGCGATTTACGCGAGATCCGACCAGTTCGCGATAGATTCTTCCTCCTCGTCGAACCAAGCTGGTGATAACAGTCAGAGCACCAAGCGTCTTAAGTCATGCTCGAGCCCTGATTCGTTGGTTACAGGAACAACGGTAACAACCACAACCACTGAGTCAACTCGGTCTGTAGGCCTCGCAGCTGAGTCAACTCGGTCCATGGTCCTGGTGGACTCGCAAGAGAACGGTGTGCGTCTGGTCCACGCGCTCATGGCCTGCGCGGAAGCAATCCAGAACAACGATTTGTCCATAGCGGAAGCTCTGGTGAAGCAGATTGGATTCTTGGCCGTGTCTCAAGCCGGAGCCATGAGGAAAGTGGCGACGTACTTCGCCGAAGCCCTCGCGCGGCGGATCTACCGCCTCTCTCCGCCGCAGACTCAGATCGATCACTCTCTCTCCGACACGCTCCAGATGCACTTCTACGAGACGTGCCCTTACCTCAAGTTCGCTCACTTCACGGCCAACCAAGCCATCCTCGAGGCTTTCGAAGGGAAGAAGAGAGTCCACGTCATCGACTTCTCCATGAATCAAGGCCTGCAATGGCCGGCGCTTATGCAAGCCCTTGCGTTGAGAGAAGGTGGTCCTCCTGTTTTCCGGTTAACCGGGATTGGTCCTCCGGCGGCGGATAACTCCGACCATCTCCATGAGGTTGGGTGTAAGTTAGCTCAGCTCGCGGAAGCGATTCACGTGGAGTTTGAGTATCGTGGCTTCGTGGCTAATAGCTTGGCCGATCTCGATGCTTCGATGCTTGAGCTTAGACCGAGTGAGATCGAAGCTGTGGCGGTTAACTCTGTTTTCGAGCTACACAAGCTCCTTGGCCGTACCGGTGGGATAGAGAAAGTTCTCGGCGTGGTGAAACAGATTAAACCGGTGATTTTCACGGTGGTTGAGCAAGAATCGAGTCATAACGGTCCGGATTTCTTAGACCGGTTTACTGAATCGCTGCATTACTATTCGACGTTGTTTGATTCCTTGGAAGGTGTTCCCAGTAGCCAAGACAAGGTTATGTCGGAAGTTTACTTAGGGAAACAGATTTGCAATCTCGTGGCTTGTGAAGGACCAGACCGGGTGGAGAGACACGAGACGCTGAGTCAATGGGCTAACCGGTTCGGTACGTCCGGTTTTGCGCCGGCACATCTCGGGTCTAACGCGTTTAAGCAAGCGAGTATGCTTTTGGCTTTGTTTAACGGCGGCGAAGGTTATCGTGTGGAGGAGAATAATGGGTGCTTGATGTTGGGTTGGCATACTCGGCCGCTGATAACAACCTCCGCTTGGAAGCTCTCGGCGGCGCACTGA
- the LOC106449262 gene encoding uncharacterized protein LOC106449262, with the protein MADSDIETSSNHNSNNSVSNTSTASTTSVHISALDGIVNANSLFTVAVFVGISFDQPSDLTLTNRTECNAGLDVERDLVVFEVISFAFFLFSSLVAQGLKLTINLLNSKETDEVFKADIDCGLLRLGVVGAAGGSILGCVFLLLSMVEIIQLRLGLLSCGSSLAIHTVLALVVLVSSALSVYIFTIIYSFKK; encoded by the coding sequence ATGGCAGATTCCGACATAGAGACCAGCAGCAACCATAACAGCAACAACAGTGTCAGCAACACCTCAACCGCTTCAACAACAAGCGTTCATATTTCTGCTCTCGACGGGATAGTCAACGCAAATTCTCTCTTCACCGTTGCAGTCTTTGTTGGAATCTCTTTCGACCAACCGAGTGACCTCACTCTCACGAACCGTACCGAGTGCAACGCGGGACTAGACGTGGAACGAGACCTAGTTGTGTTTGAAGTCATCTCATTTGCATTCTTCCTCTTCTCATCCCTCGTGGCTCAAGGGCTGAAGCTAACCATCAACTTGTTGAACAGTAAAGAAACAGACGAGGTGTTTAAAGCAGATATCGATTGTGGTCTGCTTCGTCTAGGTGTGGTTGGTGCAGCGGGTGGATCCATATTGGGATGTGTGTTCCTTCTGTTGTCAATGGTTGAAATTATTCAGCTCCGTCTCGGACTACTCTCTTGTGGTAGCTCATTGGCCATTCATACCGTGTTGGCGCTTGTGGTCTTGGTATCTTCTGCTCttagtgtttatatattcaCTATAATTTATTCTTTCAAGAAatga